ACGCCGGCGTGTTCAGCTTCTATCCGACCAAGAACCTGGGTGGCTACGGGGACGGCGGTATGGTCGTGACGGCCGACCCGACGGTCGCCGAACGCCTGCGCCTCCTGCGGGAGTACGGATGGCGCCGACGGTTTATTTCCGATCAGGCCGGTACGAACTCCCGACTGGACGAAATCCAGGCCGCCTGCCTGCGGGTCAAGCTCCCCCGGCTGGACGGTTGGAACGAGCGCCGTCGGGCGCTGGCCCGCCTGTATCAGGCGTGTCTTCGGGATACGCCCGTCCGGTTTCAGCGGGTCCTCCCTGAGGCCGAGCCCGTGTATCACCTTTTCGTGATTCAGGCACCGGACCGGGACGGCCTCCAAGCGTTCCTGGCCGAACACGGCATCGCCACGATGGTGCATTATCCCCAGGCCGTTCATCAACAGCCCGCCTACCGTCATCTGGACCGGGGGGCCTTGCCCGTCACGGAGCGCATCGTCCGAGAAGTCCTCTCCCTGCCGATGTATCCCGAGCTGTCCGAGGCGGCCGTCGAGTACGTGGCCGACCGCATCCGGGCCTTCTACCGGGGATAGCCGACGGCCTCCCGGTAAGGCGGCGGGGTCGCCGGCCGGCAGAAGACGACGATGGGCGGCGAGACGAACTCGGGCTCCGGATTCAGGGGAAGCCACTCCAGGATTTTCTTCCACGAGTAGGGTCGAAGCATCAACTCGAGCGACGGCCGGACCCACGGGTGTCGGTAAAAGACCCGACACAGCCGATAGGGATAGGGGTCTTGAAACAGACGCGCCAGGGCCGCCTGTTCCTCGGGCGACCGGGCCATCCCGATGAAGAAGCGGGCAAAGCTGGCTTGGCTCAAGACGACGTAAGTCGGTCCGTCCACCCGTTCCCAGAAATCGGCCAGGGCGTGGAACGTGTCGTACATCTCCAAGACAAAGTCCGGTCGGAACTTCGGAAGGTACGACTTCAGATGAAAAGCGGCCACCCGGGTCCCCGCCGGCAGACGGTCGAACCAGGCCGTCGCCTGGGCCCGGGTGTCGTGCAGGAACATCCAGTCCGTCATGACGGCGAAGCCCAGCGTGTACAGGACGGCCGCCGCGACCCCGACCCGAAGCCACGGCTGGCCCCGACGGGCTCGCCACATCCGGTCGGTCAGGGCC
Above is a window of bacterium HR11 DNA encoding:
- the desV_2 gene encoding dTDP-3-amino-3,4,6-trideoxy-alpha-D-glucose transaminase, producing the protein MHVPFLDLTAQYRTIEAEIRAALDRVFEQGRFILGPEVEAFEAEFAAYLGVPYAVGVASGTDGLTLALQALGVGPGDEVITVSHTAVATVVGIERSGARPVLVDIDPATWTIDPAAVRAAVTDRTRAVVVVHLYGNPADMGALLEICRAHGLYLVEDACQAHGARYRRQHVGTLGHAGVFSFYPTKNLGGYGDGGMVVTADPTVAERLRLLREYGWRRRFISDQAGTNSRLDEIQAACLRVKLPRLDGWNERRRALARLYQACLRDTPVRFQRVLPEAEPVYHLFVIQAPDRDGLQAFLAEHGIATMVHYPQAVHQQPAYRHLDRGALPVTERIVREVLSLPMYPELSEAAVEYVADRIRAFYRG